One stretch of Streptomyces zhihengii DNA includes these proteins:
- a CDS encoding ATP-binding protein, whose amino-acid sequence MTTDETASVRSELLAGARDVTAAAARDEVRRLLDEEFCRQRPGHDEDVVVADALLVTSELVTNAIRHGGGVSTFTATVSEEGLWITVGDRSHDWPTTRHAAPGDMSPGGFGLRVVRRLSKDVTIVSVPGGKAVHVLVPLR is encoded by the coding sequence ATGACCACGGACGAAACGGCTTCGGTCCGCTCCGAACTCCTCGCGGGTGCACGGGACGTCACGGCGGCCGCCGCGCGTGACGAGGTGCGGCGGCTACTGGACGAGGAGTTCTGCCGGCAGCGGCCGGGCCACGACGAGGACGTGGTCGTCGCCGACGCGCTGCTGGTGACATCGGAGCTCGTGACGAACGCCATCCGGCACGGCGGAGGCGTGAGCACCTTCACGGCGACCGTGTCGGAGGAGGGTCTGTGGATCACGGTCGGCGACCGCAGCCACGACTGGCCCACCACGCGCCACGCCGCGCCGGGGGACATGAGTCCCGGAGGGTTCGGGCTGCGTGTCGTACGCCGTCTCAGCAAGGATGTCACCATCGTCTCCGTGCCCGGCGGGAAGGCCGTCCATGTGCTGGTGCCGCTGAGATGA
- a CDS encoding ATP-binding protein, with translation MMRSDETGHGARGANRAGPGAATAGAPALGAQRGPLADGGPAGAADTSAECPVRTEEDLLTARHAVRAATQRLGFSLVDQTRVVTAASELARNAFVHGGGGMLHIEPLRRGGGAGLRLTVRDDGPGIADLEGALTDGFTTGGGLGHGLGGARRLMHEFDVRSTPGEGTTVTAVRWTDR, from the coding sequence ATGATGCGGTCCGACGAGACGGGCCACGGCGCCCGCGGAGCGAACCGGGCCGGGCCGGGGGCCGCGACGGCCGGCGCGCCCGCACTCGGCGCCCAGCGCGGGCCCCTCGCCGACGGCGGCCCCGCGGGTGCCGCCGACACGTCCGCCGAGTGCCCGGTCCGCACCGAGGAGGACCTGCTGACAGCCCGTCACGCCGTGCGCGCCGCCACCCAGCGGCTCGGGTTCAGCCTCGTGGACCAGACCAGGGTCGTCACGGCGGCCAGCGAACTCGCCCGCAACGCCTTCGTCCACGGCGGCGGCGGAATGCTGCACATCGAACCGCTGCGGCGCGGCGGGGGAGCGGGGCTGCGCCTCACCGTCCGCGACGACGGCCCGGGCATCGCCGACCTCGAAGGCGCCCTCACCGACGGCTTCACCACCGGCGGCGGACTCGGGCACGGCCTCGGCGGAGCACGCCGGCTGATGCACGAGTTCGACGTGCGCAGCACACCGGGCGAGGGCACCACCGTGACCGCGGTGCGGTGGACCGACCGGTGA
- a CDS encoding SpoIIE family protein phosphatase, whose amino-acid sequence MTAAEPLPTAQVRIDHESAVHLAATVARDTALRCGLEGARPDSAAAVASELASNLHKHARDGAVYVQPLTLGQGLEIVAVDRGPGMADLRQCLADGYTTTGTLGTGLGAVRRVADDFVIRSRTGYGTAASARIAATARAAGTEAAGTGAVCLPADGETECGDACAVRDTDSGRTAVVVDGLGHGEPAARAARTALRAFDSACAAPLPDIMRTLHRALRHTRGAAVGLLRLLPGRAEYCGVGNIRMCLLSADAPRQRMESRPGVVGWNLPTPQVRSAPVEAGQLVVVHSDGIESRWAHSPPPALLSLPAELLPAALAHRHRRSRDDATALTLTVPR is encoded by the coding sequence GTGACCGCCGCCGAGCCGCTCCCCACCGCCCAGGTGCGCATCGACCACGAGAGCGCCGTGCACCTGGCCGCCACCGTCGCCCGTGACACGGCGCTGCGGTGCGGCCTGGAGGGGGCGCGTCCGGACAGTGCGGCGGCCGTGGCGAGCGAACTGGCGAGCAACCTCCACAAGCACGCCAGGGACGGCGCCGTCTACGTCCAGCCGCTGACCCTCGGTCAGGGGCTGGAGATCGTCGCCGTCGACCGCGGGCCCGGGATGGCCGACCTGCGACAGTGCCTCGCGGACGGCTACACCACGACCGGCACGCTCGGCACCGGCCTCGGCGCCGTGCGCCGGGTCGCCGACGACTTCGTCATCCGCAGCCGCACCGGCTACGGCACGGCCGCGTCGGCCCGCATCGCGGCCACCGCCCGCGCGGCGGGGACGGAGGCGGCCGGCACCGGGGCAGTGTGCCTGCCCGCCGACGGCGAGACCGAGTGCGGCGACGCCTGCGCCGTGCGCGACACCGACAGCGGCCGCACCGCCGTCGTCGTGGACGGACTCGGGCACGGCGAGCCCGCCGCCCGCGCGGCCCGCACCGCGCTGCGCGCCTTCGACTCCGCCTGCGCCGCGCCGCTGCCCGACATCATGCGGACGCTCCACCGCGCGCTGCGCCACACCCGGGGCGCGGCGGTGGGGCTGCTGCGCCTGCTGCCCGGCCGCGCCGAGTACTGCGGCGTCGGCAACATCCGCATGTGCCTGCTGTCCGCCGACGCCCCGCGACAGCGCATGGAGAGCCGCCCCGGCGTCGTCGGCTGGAACCTGCCCACCCCCCAGGTGCGCAGCGCCCCCGTCGAGGCCGGCCAGCTCGTCGTCGTGCACTCGGACGGCATCGAGTCCCGGTGGGCGCACTCCCCGCCGCCGGCCCTGCTCAGCCTTCCCGCCGAACTCCTGCCCGCCGCGCTCGCCCACCGCCACCGAAGGTCACGGGACGACGCCACGGCCCTGACCCTCACGGTGCCGCGATGA
- a CDS encoding PP2C family protein-serine/threonine phosphatase, which yields MDRSAAFERELRGAAPHALLDVVTAELTERYGAEKVELRMADYAMRSLQAVGDQPGSGEPVAVHGTPQGRAFGAQEPALTRDGGHVDVHLPVTIRGDRLGVLSVRLPDDHNSQELVPELEYVCQALGHEILVAERDTDLYILARRAARLTLAAEMQWQLLPGRSCERTEFALGAHLEPAYAIFGDSYDWSVSADHLTLAIANGMGEGIEAALLSNLAINALRNARRAGLGLADQATLADQAVYSHYQGRAHVSVLLLRFDCRTGEVEAVDAGSPRMWRLRDRAVEAVPFDHQLPLGMFEDSVYTTQSFTVRPGDRLLFGSDGVYDAASPGGEPYGDRALARSLLGTTLLPPAQVPHAVLRELAGYHGESPLDDDALVICLDWYGRPGTGDAPGAAVAPGS from the coding sequence GTGGACAGATCTGCCGCTTTCGAGCGGGAACTGCGCGGTGCCGCACCGCATGCGCTGCTGGACGTGGTCACCGCCGAGCTGACCGAGCGGTACGGGGCCGAGAAGGTCGAGCTGCGCATGGCGGACTACGCCATGCGCTCGCTCCAGGCCGTCGGCGACCAGCCGGGCAGCGGCGAGCCGGTCGCCGTGCACGGCACCCCCCAGGGCCGCGCGTTCGGCGCCCAGGAGCCGGCCCTCACCCGGGACGGGGGACACGTCGACGTCCATCTGCCCGTCACCATCCGCGGCGACCGCCTCGGCGTGCTCTCCGTGCGCCTGCCCGACGACCACAACTCCCAGGAGCTGGTGCCCGAGCTCGAATACGTCTGCCAGGCCCTCGGGCACGAGATCCTGGTCGCCGAGCGCGACACCGACCTCTACATCCTCGCCCGCCGCGCGGCCCGGCTGACCCTCGCCGCGGAGATGCAGTGGCAGCTCCTGCCGGGACGCTCCTGCGAGCGCACCGAGTTCGCGCTCGGCGCCCACCTGGAGCCGGCGTACGCGATCTTCGGCGACAGCTACGACTGGTCGGTGTCCGCCGACCACCTCACGCTCGCGATCGCCAACGGGATGGGGGAGGGCATCGAGGCCGCCCTGCTGAGCAACCTCGCGATCAACGCGCTGCGCAACGCGCGTCGCGCCGGTCTCGGACTCGCCGACCAGGCCACCCTGGCCGACCAGGCGGTCTACTCCCACTACCAGGGGCGTGCGCACGTCTCGGTGCTGCTGCTGCGCTTCGACTGCCGCACCGGCGAGGTCGAGGCGGTCGACGCCGGCTCCCCGCGCATGTGGCGCCTGCGGGACCGCGCCGTCGAGGCCGTCCCCTTCGACCACCAGCTCCCGCTGGGCATGTTCGAGGACAGCGTCTACACCACCCAGAGCTTCACGGTGCGGCCCGGCGACCGGCTGCTCTTCGGCAGCGACGGGGTGTACGACGCCGCGTCCCCGGGCGGGGAGCCGTACGGCGACCGGGCGCTGGCCCGCTCGCTCCTCGGCACCACGCTGCTTCCCCCGGCCCAGGTGCCGCACGCCGTGCTGCGGGAACTCGCGGGCTACCACGGGGAGTCGCCGCTGGACGACGACGCCCTGGTGATCTGTCTCGACTGGTACGGGCGCCCCGGGACCGGGGACGCGCCCGGGGCGGCGGTGGCGCCCGGGAGCTGA
- a CDS encoding STAS domain-containing protein, producing MSSTESAVRDRLAEVLARRGTEIADRWVQLQLDRADPGARSVPEADLREEGDALVAALPAAMERPAPAGHGLGGHPELRDTVVDMSLRRARAGAVPSATSQAVLGLKEALLEAVRHETFGPEEMFHAALLLNGLLDAAAALCFETYAEGREEIIRRQSRQLLEASTPVVQLWQDVLAVPLIGNLDTARSQIVMEHLLEAIQRHGALVAIIDITGVPMVDTSVAQHLMQTVKAVRLMGAECVVSGIRPAIAQTIVQLGIDLSDILTRASLADALATAVRLTGQESVQESVAAADGVRSVR from the coding sequence ATGAGTTCCACCGAGTCCGCCGTACGGGATCGTCTGGCAGAAGTACTGGCACGACGGGGCACCGAGATCGCCGACCGGTGGGTGCAGCTCCAGCTCGACCGCGCCGATCCCGGCGCCCGGTCCGTCCCCGAGGCCGATCTGCGCGAGGAGGGCGACGCCCTCGTCGCCGCCCTGCCCGCCGCCATGGAACGCCCGGCACCGGCCGGCCACGGGCTCGGCGGACACCCCGAACTCCGCGACACCGTCGTGGACATGTCGCTGCGCAGGGCCAGGGCCGGAGCCGTGCCGTCGGCCACCTCGCAGGCCGTCCTCGGGCTCAAGGAAGCCCTGCTGGAGGCCGTCCGGCACGAGACGTTCGGGCCCGAGGAGATGTTCCACGCGGCCCTGCTCCTCAACGGGCTGCTCGACGCCGCGGCCGCGCTCTGCTTCGAGACCTACGCCGAGGGCCGCGAGGAGATCATCCGCCGCCAGTCCCGGCAGCTCCTGGAGGCGTCCACGCCCGTGGTGCAGCTGTGGCAGGACGTCCTCGCCGTCCCGCTCATCGGCAACCTGGACACCGCCCGCAGCCAGATCGTCATGGAGCACCTCCTGGAGGCCATCCAGCGGCACGGGGCGCTCGTCGCGATCATCGACATCACCGGGGTCCCGATGGTGGACACCTCCGTCGCGCAGCACCTGATGCAGACGGTGAAGGCGGTGCGCCTGATGGGGGCCGAGTGCGTCGTCAGCGGCATCCGCCCGGCGATCGCCCAGACCATCGTCCAGCTCGGCATCGATCTCTCGGACATCCTCACCCGGGCCTCCCTCGCGGACGCCCTGGCAACCGCCGTCCGGCTCACCGGGCAGGAGTCCGTCCAGGAGTCGGTTGCCGCGGCGGACGGCGTGCGGAGCGTGCGATGA
- a CDS encoding STAS domain-containing protein produces MSFPDVGRVPILTLGDTLVTGLLSELDDTSAMALAEELTARIASDGARGVLIDISRVQVIDSFVARALMELSTMAQLLGARVIVAGMSPPVAVTLVELGIELTGVETALDAERGMAALGWTQSSAASVPPRPRAVEGAAG; encoded by the coding sequence ATGAGCTTTCCCGACGTCGGCCGTGTGCCGATCCTCACCCTGGGGGACACCCTGGTCACCGGGCTACTCAGCGAGCTCGACGACACCTCCGCCATGGCCCTGGCCGAGGAACTGACGGCCCGAATCGCGTCCGACGGCGCCCGCGGCGTGCTGATCGACATCTCCCGGGTGCAGGTCATCGACTCCTTCGTGGCCCGCGCCCTGATGGAACTCAGCACCATGGCGCAGCTCCTCGGCGCCCGGGTGATCGTCGCCGGGATGAGCCCGCCGGTGGCCGTGACGCTGGTGGAGCTGGGCATCGAACTCACCGGCGTCGAGACGGCACTCGACGCCGAACGCGGCATGGCGGCCCTCGGCTGGACGCAGAGCTCCGCCGCGTCCGTGCCACCCCGGCCGCGCGCCGTGGAGGGGGCGGCCGGATGA
- a CDS encoding PP2C family protein-serine/threonine phosphatase codes for MTEHTSRRRPLESLAAVRRAVRSIAVRHGLPVETRARLTAAVAEVARQDLERGRPVGVTARRGPEDGPAAGILTVALSTAPPADTGALALLPAPAASGARRTEWRLALPSPRPAGDRAAVHPAGCEEAAEEELALLLAGTDSLAADHQRLKSELDETNSGVLALYVQLEERDERLRRAHGQMLRELEDALRPPPLSVPGLDLAVHYAPADTDAPTGGDLYDWFVLPDGSVHITVVDALGHGVGSTRAALDVTHAVRTLALDGYPLKTIVGRASEVLNGIDPELMATLLLVRIDTAGGELLLANGSHPPALVVRAGGATEYLDVTGRGVGYPQPGSDHVLRTRFDAGDLLVLYTDGLTESRRDPLEGERRLAASAARHAGRPVDEIPGAIAGDMHTLVLHPDDTLALTLRRRQDGW; via the coding sequence ATGACCGAACACACCAGCCGGCGACGTCCGCTGGAGAGCCTCGCCGCCGTGCGCCGCGCGGTGCGCTCCATCGCCGTCCGGCACGGCCTGCCGGTGGAGACCCGCGCACGGCTCACCGCCGCCGTCGCCGAGGTGGCCCGCCAGGACCTCGAACGCGGGCGTCCGGTCGGCGTCACCGCGCGGCGCGGCCCCGAGGACGGCCCCGCCGCCGGCATCCTGACCGTCGCGCTGAGCACCGCCCCGCCGGCCGACACGGGCGCCCTGGCGCTGCTGCCCGCGCCCGCGGCGTCCGGCGCGCGCCGGACCGAGTGGCGGCTCGCCCTCCCGTCGCCCCGCCCCGCCGGGGACCGGGCGGCCGTGCACCCCGCCGGCTGCGAGGAGGCGGCGGAGGAGGAACTGGCCCTGCTCCTGGCCGGGACGGACTCCCTGGCCGCGGACCACCAGCGCCTCAAGAGCGAGCTCGACGAGACCAACAGCGGCGTGCTCGCCCTCTACGTCCAGCTCGAGGAGCGCGACGAACGGCTGCGCCGGGCCCACGGCCAGATGCTGCGCGAACTGGAGGACGCCCTGCGACCCCCGCCGCTCAGCGTGCCCGGCCTCGACCTCGCCGTGCACTACGCGCCCGCGGACACCGACGCCCCCACCGGCGGCGACCTCTACGACTGGTTCGTGCTGCCCGACGGCAGCGTCCACATCACCGTGGTGGACGCCCTCGGCCACGGCGTGGGCAGCACCCGCGCCGCGCTCGACGTCACCCACGCCGTCCGGACGCTCGCCCTGGACGGCTACCCGCTGAAGACGATCGTCGGACGCGCGAGCGAGGTACTCAACGGCATCGACCCCGAGCTGATGGCCACCCTCCTGCTGGTCCGGATCGACACCGCCGGCGGGGAGCTGCTGCTCGCCAACGGCAGCCATCCGCCCGCGCTGGTGGTGCGGGCCGGCGGTGCGACCGAGTACCTGGACGTGACCGGCCGCGGCGTCGGCTACCCGCAACCCGGCAGCGACCACGTCCTGCGCACCCGCTTCGACGCCGGCGACCTGCTGGTCCTCTACACCGACGGGCTGACCGAGAGCCGCCGGGACCCGCTGGAGGGCGAACGCCGCCTGGCGGCGTCGGCGGCGCGCCACGCGGGCCGCCCGGTCGACGAGATCCCCGGCGCCATCGCCGGGGACATGCACACCCTGGTCCTCCATCCGGACGACACCCTGGCCCTCACGCTGCGCAGGCGGCAGGACGGCTGGTAA